aaacaatctaatttttttattaaataacttttaaaattatttaaatactttttagacTCCTACTACAATCCTAAACAAGCCCTAAAAGTATGTAGCAATGTTCAAgtaattgattattttttgtatgcttttaaatctttttcagTTATATTCGGATGGgagtttttttgtaaaaaataaacaagtaatCTCTTTCCATCTTAGATTTTATCTTCTCTAAGAGCATCCCCATTAGGTTCCCCATCtacatccctataatttaactcaaatattcattttttcaaattattccctaaaatttgtttatcttctaaaaacctcctacatcccattcctcatccctatctctattcttttaaataatatttatctattctttttttattacttttttttctctcttccatttacaatcttaactaccaactgttttatcttattatatattttttaaaatatcactttctactaaatatttattagagattttgactatccaatatagtattttttttataaattgaaattcgtattattaaaataaaatttatttattaattattgattgccttttatcttttatcttttgcGGAGGCAGGTTCCACTTTGTCATTTGCTTTTCCTTCTATTTGCAACAAAGGAAGAAATCCAAAATTACCCAAAAGAAATAACCACTGCAATCAGTACTTGGAAACTGAAAATCTCTGCACTGAGATGTTGCTGTGACAAAATCCATGAGATAACATCCTATAGCTACACATATAATCCTTCACTACAGGATAAGAGGTTAAACAACGAAAGGAGCTTCATATCCAagccaaaaaataaagatcctggtacaataaacacaataaaaaaaaaaattgaacccaaaatcaTACCAACAGTAATTACCTCTCAACCGATCCAATATGTAGTAGAAAAAACCTCATGCAAACcataaaatatacaattatagaaaatagaaagaaacccATGTGAGAAATAGACTAGGATAGTAAATCGCGGCCACAATCTTTCTCCAGAAAACCCATGCCCATCAATGGGAAATCCACCAAAAACTACTCCCCCAAATCAagcaaaacacatacagttatttttacacTAACCAGATAATTATTTCTCTCACAAAAATTGATCATGGCATCGGGAGGAAGAAGATGGGCAGCCAAAAACagagaaggggagagagagagagagagagagagaggaaaagaaaaataaaagaaaatgagggtTTTTGGTACATACGATctttaaagagaaaatattttgaacttaCCAAAATTTGACAATGGAGATCTGCAATCGATGGTGCTGAAGTGCAAGGGAGGGCCAACCGTTTCAGAGAGAGAAGACGCGGGATGAAGGGGAGATCGCTGGAGCCAAGGACCGATGCGGATGTACAGTATTTTAACAAATATAGGGATTTCCTGTATAGACCGGAAATGAAGTCCGTAAAATGGGGATTGGGATGGAGATGGGTTTTTGATGAAAACCCTAAATTATTCCGTAAATTATAGAGAAGAAAACCATATGCAGAACCGAATGGGGATGCTCTAATCAAACCGGTCGATCTGATTAACGaaatttaaaagtaataataataataataataataataataataataataataataaaataaaagaaagataaaggTGGTCGGAAAAGGAGTAGTCCTATGAGATTCAGGCCTTTAATGCCCTTCGGCCCAGCTCGCAATTGATGCAGCCATCTTTGCAACCAAACCTTGCCCAGTGACTAGGCTGCACCTAAAAACGGATGGTTTAGAAAAGGCCCAGCTGCTTGACAAGTATAAGTATTTGAAGATGCTGCCaccatttaaaatcaaatattgtttaaaaaaaaacaaaggatttATGATCATCATTTAtagatattaataaataaaatgaatctatcatataatataatgaaaaataatatttacaatcataaaatGCATAACTGCGcactacttttaaaaaaaataaataaatatagaattcaaATCCACCTTAACTAGGTTTAAGTGCCATCAAACAGCCCAATCCATCCCAATCCAACCCAATAACTAATTAAAACTTTCAAGAAACTCTCTCCCTCCACCTACCTTTCCCAACAACCAGCATCCCCTTTTCTTTGACTTCCCACGGAAAACAAGATGTCAGCATCTCCATCTACGAAACCAACAGGAACTCAAACCCAAATTACATCCTGAAACGACCTTGACTTGCAGCCAGAAACAGATATTGCTACTCAGCTGTCCGCTCATGTCCTTATAGGAAGAGTTATATCATCCAGGCCTTTGAATAGAAATTCTCTGCATGCAACAATTAAAATGGCTTGGAGTTTTGCAGGGAGGCTAAATATTAAAGATTTGGATGTGAACACTTTCTTATTCGCTTTCAAAACCAGCAAGAAAAACTAAGagatgtggatcaaagactatGGAATATAAAAAGATTCCACATGCTCGTTAGCGACTGGCCTTCGAGAGCAAGCCTGCAAGAAGTAGATCTGAAGAAATCAGTTTTTTGGATCCAGATACATGGATTGCCTTTAGAGTTTATGACAAaccaaaatgcaaataaaatagCAATGAAGCTTGAGAGATTCATTCAAGTAGAAAGAGCAGGGCATCTAGGAATACTTTTGAGAGGATACATGCGTGTTCAAGTAGAGATAAATGTGGAAAAACCACTACCAGGGGGATTCCCACTTATAAGGCCAAGAAGAGCAGCTACCTGGATTAGcttcaaatatgaaagactCTCGAATTTGCGGCTGTCTTGGACATATCCAACAAGTCTACCCTCTCCTACAGGATCAAACTGAGGTAACAAACTATGGCCCTTGGATGAGAGCGGAAAGTCAATTCACTAGACGTAACAATGGCATggaaaatatgcaatattcacaagaGCATTTCCCAATTGAAATCATCCCATTTGGAACTTCTCATCAGGCAAACGAAACAAGGAATTTCTTCCTTGATGATCgagtgaaagaaaagaaaaagtacatCCAGCAGAAGTGAAAGGAATGATCCAAAATACTTTCGCAAAGGAATCCATGGAAAATAATGAAGTATTGGGAATGAATAGTATCAATGAACCAGTGAAAATTGGCCTGTGAAGCTGCATGAGCATGAAGATGGGAGACATGTTCACAAGGACATGTGGAGGCACATCAACAAAGGAGACAAAACAGTCAGAGGTATTTAAGAACAATGATTATGGCCATTTAAATTATTCGACTGAGGAAGAAAATATCCAGATCAACTCTCAACCACCCATTCTAACAAAACAAATCTGACGGCAGTAATCAAGCCTCAAGCCTTTAAAGCCAGCCCACatccttttaattctatcttatCACCTTACAGTATCCAACCGATGAAATCAAAAGATCAGAGTGACCAAATAATTGGTAAGGGGCCTGAAGATCAAAgtctttttcatcaaatttagCCGAATTTGAAAACCTTCAAAGCCCAACGAACTTAAGCCTAAAAAATCACTCACTCTCAATACCAGTCAGCCCATCCGGAAAATCAATTCTATCCATAAGGCCTAATCAAACAGACCCACCAATAAATGCAAACCTAGCTCACTTTGAGAATCCTAAAAGCCCAATGTCCATTCAGAATTTAACAAGCCCACATCTGAATACTTATCCCTTCCACCCAGGCTTAAACCGAGACATCCCCTCTGTTAATACCCTTTCCCAAAACCAAAATCCACCACCAAAAAATCATATGGCATTCGTGGCTTAACCTGGGACTGGATCGGAGATGATTCATGAGGTTTTTGGAGGGAAAATGAACCAAGATGGGAAGGAaatggaaaatgaagaaaatgtacCAATAGCAAGTCTCTTCAATTCAAAACTCAAAAGTCAAGGTTTTCCCCATACCTGATACACACAACTCTCTCTGGTACTGAATCCAAAACTCAACTCTTCAATTCACTCACAATAGTTGATGCGGCTGAAGTGGCAGGGCCTATGCTGCCACAAAGCCAGAAATGAGAATATTGGAATGGAATTGTTGGGATCTTGCCCGAACCCGTGCAATTCGAAATCTTAGGGCAGCAATCAGGTCCTATAAACCTGATTTGGTCTTCTTATCAGAGACTATTTTGAGCACTGTGAATATTTCATCTTTTGTAAATAGACTAAATTATAATATGTATGTAAATGCATCCCCAAGTGGAAAATAGGGTGGTCTTTTGGCTTTGTGGATAACTGGACTTGATGTAGAACCGATTTTTGTGCATTGTAATATAATATCTATGTTTGTGTACTCGGCTCCCACTCACAATCCGTGGTTTCTTAATCTAATATACTGCCTTGCtcacaatgaaaaaaaatggaaattttgggATCAGTTAAATGACATAGTGGACAACTTTAGAGGTCCTAAGCTAGATATTGGTGACTTTAACTCAATTATCAGCTAGGAGGAAAAGTATGGTGGTAGACCTTTTGCTTGTTGGGCCTAAATACACTTGGAGTAATAATAGAGGTGGGAATAGGGGTGCTACCCCCCCCATCCCGCCCCCGCCCATGCGGGGGGGGCTTTTTTTCCCCGGCCCCCGCATGGATGGGGCGGGGTACCTCGTCCGGTAGCGGGGGTGCGGGGGAGCCCCTCCCCCCGTCTAGCCCCCGGCTTTGGTGATGGGCCCTTGGCCCATTGAAATATTTTGGGTCATTTTGAGATCAAATAAGTTTTTTAGGCTCAAAATAATCCAGAAACACAATCCAAATTTGTTTATAGACGAAAAATTTAACTACAACTAtatttctatattaaaaaaacttttttaaaaaaataagaatacaaatacaaatattaattaCTAAATTCCAAGTTCAAAAACTTCAATGATCAACCTTATAGTCTTATACTATTAGcctattaattattaagtaactAAGGCATgcactaagctattacaaaattacaatgatataaattacaaaatcatgTCAACTAATAAACAATTAGAAAATTACaaagacataaaaataataaatactacaaattgtaccattaataattaacattacaattaattataaattaacataatcatAACATTCGGAAATTTGATCAATTTTTTGTGGCGGTGAGTTTACTGAGACATTCCATTGTGTTGAGATATGGGCAGATACATAAATCctgcaataataataaattaaaaataaaatgaattaaaattatcaatataaagTTTTAACTTATAAAGTAAGGGATCAATTCTGCAAACCATGAGCAATGGTGGGTGTAGAGTCtaatataaaagaattcatACTGCAACGGAGGATGTAGCTGTAGACGTCGTCCCAACACTAGGTAATGCATGCATCACTACAACAATTAAAAGCAGAAAttaacataaattaattttaaataaataaataaaaataatataattgaatTCATAGGCAATTACCAGATCCAAGTGCATCATCACCCTCATCGTCGGCGTTGACATGATCATAATCAATAACATCCGGAACATGAATTGAACTCCCTGTGATCCAATTTGAGGTGAAAATCAAAGACTCAACAGTGTCAGGATCTAATGAGCTCCGGAATGGATCCAATACGCGCCCTCCAGTGCTAAAGGCCGACTCCGATGCTACGGTActaatagggatgaccaaaatacTGCGGGCTATTTGTGCAAGGACGGGATACTTGGGGGCATGTATCTTCCACCAAGTCAGGATATCAAAGTCTCGTACATATGGTTCAAGATCTAGACCAAAGTATTTGTCTATCTCTGACTTAGCCTCTATAGTACTCCTCGTGAATGGGTTCCCTTCCATCCTATCACCCCAGTCCATTCTACGTTTTTTTTCACCCCTAGCATCTGGAACCGGTGGGAGGATAGCAGTAGGTGCCGTAATATTACCACCCCGCGAGATGGTAAACTCATCAAATAATCTATCAAGGGTTTCCCTAACCCTTAATGCAATATGCTCCGCCCATACTTGCTCATAGGCAATACCCAATCCATATACCATGCCATCCATCTTAAACCGGGGGTCAATGGCAACAGCTACATATAACAACATATTAGCCCTATCGAAATTTCCCCCCCAATATTTGTCGTACTTCGCCCTCATCAATAATGCCATCTCCTGCAACCTAGTGTGACCGCATGCAATAATCtcatctaattcttcttttaccttacatatttgttgacagaaatgatgggatgtaggatacaaagaaccagataaaATCGTCGTAATCTCGTAGAAAAGCCTTAAAAAATCTACGAAAGTAGATACAACATCCCAGTCCTTAGTCATCGGCTTCCCCAATCCTGGTTgatcttcaaaatattttacatattggatgtcttcctcACCCAATAAGGCAAATGCCAACTTATACTCCTGGgctgcctccaacatcaaaAATGTTGAGTTCCATCGCGTAGCCAAATCAGTACAAAACCCCTTCTTTGATGTTATTCCCGCAGACCGCGCATCAaccttgaatttctccaatctagtaGGAGAAGATCTCACCCATCTTATAGCAGTCCTGACCCGAGCAATAAAGTCATTAAGATTTTTCATACCGTCACCGACAATAAGATTAAGAATATGTGCCGCACACCTCACATGCAAATACTGACCACCCAAGATTGTCTTATTTGCCTATCTAAGAAAGGTCTTAAGATATCCCAATGCGGTATCGTTGGACGATGCATTATCAACTGTGCATGTCACAACGCGTgtcaacccccactcctttatagCGGCCTCCAAGGCCCTCCCAATTGTCTCACCCTTGTGATCGGTGATTtgacaaaatttgaaaattttcttatGCAATGTCCATTTCTCATTAACAAAATGACAAGTCATTGacatataattaacattttggaCCGATGTCCAACAATTAGTGGTCAGGCAAACAAACTGACCCGCCAAAAAACCCCTCAACCTCTCTTTTTCATATTGATAATGTTTTTTACATCCCTTGCCACCGTGTGACAAGAAAGAAGTTGAAACCTTGGTTCCATGTAGTGACAAAGCGCTTGGAACCCTAACCCATCCACCACTTGAAAAGGTAACTCATCCATGATTATCATACGGGCTAAGTGTAACCTACACTGCTCAGGATCATACTTCATGTACCCCTTCAACTCAATACCCCCTCTACTCCCATCCTCCATTTTTTTAAGTCCAATTTCTAGCCTATATTGACTCTTCTCTAGCAAAGATTTTAGAATTGGACTTACTTTACATTGCTCTTTTAAGTGCACCTCTAATTGCGAGGTGCCATGTCTCCTATAATGGcatctataaattttttcaCAATGATTACATTTGGCTTGAAAGTTATTAGGatcaccaccctctagtttggtgaAGTGAGACCAAACTATGGAAGCAGGTTTTTTGTTAGGCTTAGGGGCGGGGCAAGGGGTAGGGGTAGGGGTAGAGGCAAAGCTACCCTCAATTGGGGTAGGGGTAGAGGCATTGCTACCCTCAATAGGGGAGCTCGCACTAGAATCTGTCAGCAATTCCATGAACTCAAACAAACAATAGATCTGAAATTACAGCAAACatgaaaagtattaacatccaacAGCAACAACCAAATAAACACGTTAGTGTaagaattttgttttgtttaatttaatccaatctttaaattgaattttttttaaaaataattcttttatattaaaaaaataatgcagtcAATTATACGAGGTCATTGAAATATTAGAATATCATGCTCGAAAATGACTACACGTGAAAAGATCGAATGGTTTTCAACTAAAGTGAGCGTCGTGTGAACTGTGAACAATATTTAGAGTCGAGACGAACCAACTATTCAATgctattctaacaatattatttctaaaatatatatcttgtaTTCATTGTAAATACATTACGACTACGTAGGTAATTCCATACACACATGATCTATACGGCTTTTTATAgtaagaattgaaaaaaaaaaatacacaaacctCCCTCAAACTACGTCGTACCACCAATTTACAATTACGTACCCCCATTATACCCGCAACAATAAATTCCCTTTATAAACAAATTGAAttcaaagaatttgaaaaacaaaaaatcttcaaaaataaatttaaatttaaaataaaaggcaTGAATTTCTGAtcatcttggttttaatttgtttctttagatatttttatttattagaaatattaatattttagttttttcgAAAATCAAGCTTTTAGAAATTAATTGAAgatggtattttttatttttttttttcaatttgactAATGAACTACAACAACTGAAAAAAACAACTGAAAAAAAacgttaaaagaaaaaaacaatagagGCAGAGACAATTTTGCTGATTATGGGTTCTTCAACTTCTTCcattaaaatcaaaatcaaccacacgaacaaaatcaaaatcaaactcaaacaaaatcaaaatcaacaatCGGATCCTCCACACTCCACAGCACAAAATTAAAACACACGAACAATCATCATAGATTCACACACATGCACATTCAATcctccacagcacacaattccaaatcccatcctccatatCCATTAATCCCATCCTCcactaaataaacaaaaaatttaaatgtaaaaaaaaataaaaatagagagatataCCGGCTGGCGAGGTAGCTGCGGACCTGCGGTGGGCCGATGGCGACGGGGAGGTGCGGCGACGATGGGAGAGGGGGGAAGAAAAAGAACTCGGGAAAGGGGGGGGAGTGCGGCGACGATGGGAGGGGGGGTACGGCGACGGGGAAGTgcggcgggggggggggggttctgCTGTTCTGGCCTCTGGGCGCGGGGGGGGGCGCCGTTTCAAGTTTCTGGAATCTGGGGGGAACTTCTGGGTAGTGTatcgccggggggggggggaggtttAGGCCTTAGGGCAACCGGCACCCAAAACGGCATCGTTTTCAGTTTGctggtttttaaaaaaaaaaaaaaaccttcaggTGCCAAAACGACGCGGTTTTGGACCTAaagggattttttttatataatatatataattattaattatatatattgccgAGGCGGGGCGGGGGTCCATCCCATCCCGCCCTCGGCCCCGCCCAGGGCCCTACATACGGGCGGGGTAAACCCCGCCCCCGTGTTGTCGGGTGGTGTAATCCGCCCAGCCACACGGGGGCGGGGCGGGGTGGCAGCAGGGCAGCGGggcggggccccgctgcccacccctaggtGGGAATGATCATATAAGAGAAATCCTAGATAGGGGGATTGTTAATACTCAGTGGTTAGACTTATTTCCTAATGCAACCATCAAACATTTGCCCATAAATGCCTCGGATCATGCTCCTATTCTTTTGGATACTTTGGGAAACAATCTTCATAAATCAAcctttaaatttgagaaattttggTCACGAGATCATACTAGTCATATGGTTATTAGAAAAGTTTGGAACACTTTCATAAATGGCACCTCCAGtttcattttcacaaaaaaattaaaaaaaaaaactgaaattgGTTCAAAAAGCTCTAGCTAACTGGAATAGACATCACTTTGGCCACATCCAATCTTCAATAAAGGGGGCCACAGTAATCCTCTCAAATATTCAAGAAAAAGACCCAAACCCTCACAATAGAATGGTGGAAGACAATGTAAAGGCTAAACTGAATGAGCTcttaaaaagagaagaaatcaTTTGGAAGTAAAAATCAAGACAATATTGGCTCACCACAACAGACCTGAATGCCAAATTCTTTTATCTCACAACCACCATTCGTAGAAGGAGAAACACTGTTGATTCACTCAAGATTGGACCAAACAACTGGTCAATTGATCCTAGTTTCATCCAAGCAACCATCATTGATCACTTCAAAGATGTTTATAAAACCACAAACTATGAACTAAATGATGACATTGATAACCTTTTCCCTGGTAAGATCACGGACCAAGACAACAACTTCCTGTGTGAAATTCCGTTGGATGAAGAAATTTTTGCCACCATTAAACAAATTCCTTCTGGAAAAGCTCCAAGACTTGACGAGTTTTCTGGATTCTTCTATAAACACTATTGGGAGATCATAAAAATTGACTTTAATGAAGCTATTCGTAACTTCTTTATGAATGGAAGACTCTTAAAAGAAATGAACCACACTCATATTGCCCCCATTCCAAAGACAAACAATCCAAACACTGTCCATCAATGCAGACCGATCAGTCTCTCAAATGTTTGGTATAAAGTTATTACAAAGATTTTAGCAAACAGGCTAAAGAAGATCCTTCCGAAAATGATATTTCCTCATCAAACGGCCTTCGTTCCAGGCCATACCATCCAAGAAAACATCATCATCGCTCAGGAAATTTTTCATCAtctcaagaaaaagaaagggaagcaGGGATTAATGACCATAAAGATTATTGACATGGAAAAAGCCTTTGACCTTATAGAATGGaacttcattttaaaaatcatgaaaaatcTGGAATTTCTTTCCAAATGGGTTAACTAGATAAAAGAATGCATCACAACGGTTTCATATTCCATTCTTATCAATGGTGAGCCAAGAGGTTTTGTAAAACCTAGTCGAGgtctctgataccaccctgtgacgtccccaaattccgtttgggatcggatgaacatttgaagcgtcgagacatgcaacacaaggttacctgcccccgttcataacatataagatgcaatgttcctaacatgcatttaacattatgcaatattcacagcggataatttttttctttagcaatactatgcaccaaattgaaaatatctcaaatgcttaaaacatacttcatacataaagacccattgagtagatcacaacactagtccaaaatggttatgatccaaaaaatactaaagatgcaactccattgtacaagtagtaatttacgttaactactatattaacattgacgtcgcaccgtcgcttagtcaactgtgtctagatgatcagctcctgattctccttcaggtcctgtaacaagatctaccattcggggggaatggtagttgggactaccaaaatgagatttgattacaaatctcagtaagttaacaaaaaacttccacacaagctaatgatgcatgcatgacagtaaaagcataaatacataatcagattcataagtaattaaagcataacttggcgtacaacatagcataattgacataacttaaattgaaacatgaactgaactgaacttgacttgacataaacttgatctgaaacttgacttaacatgaaaaatacatactccacagttgttgtggccccatgtattctacacaaacttgacttaacatgaaaaatacatactccacagttgttgtggccccatgtattctacacaaacttgacttaacatgaaaaatacatactccacagttgttgtggccccatgtattctacgtgtaaatacatactccacagttgttgtagccccatgtattatacgaaaatttattctttaactgcttaaatacatactccacagttgttatgaacccatgtattctacgtgtcacaattgctgtgtctcacgtagtgtatgcatcacaattgctgtgaccccatacataagtaatcaagatgaaacgtgactggaatacgaaatgactgaagccttgacgtaacataacgtgacttgaatataacttgaaatacatgaccaacttgagatagaaatatttcgtaacattgcataacatataatagacaacatatttaacatgacatacttgcaacagtgaatattacatgacttgacatacatgtaatagatggcatacttagcatgacgtacttgtaaggtacagtaatacatgacagaatatattatgtaacagataaaaattgacgacagaataaattctgtataatagacaattacgtgataacttggcatggcatgacatatatgataacacacatacatacactgtaattcctttacttagcacagatacacagtagactgctagtaagttaaaaactaacttacctcgatctccgcgtttcttataaaacttcaagtgcgaccacgaggaaatgtaattagtgattctaaaagttagaactaaatcactaaatatttgaaatatgaaaaatactaacttaaagagtaaaattttcattttactctctacatgtgggaaaatgaccgttttacccataacttaagcaTTTTGCATACTAagtccaaaagtttctaaaatttacattcctcatgtaaattttgtcctaaacttaaatatcaactcagaaaaatttaaaacaaaatacaactatgaagaacacactgtggccgaaacatccataggccatttcccttgatttttgttgcaattctttccaacttcaaaactcatgcttaaaccaaaattttgcaacaaacatcttctaatcctaagttcaaaaccatacttaaaacatccatttagaaaaagctaataattaacaccaaacttttttgtaaaaagatccaagcacttgaatcacaagttttgaccttaaatcaaaacatctccaagaatttcaaaaatcaaatcttacttctaacatattcataatatcatcctaacatcaaccatgctttaaatcatcaaactaaagtcaccaaaatcacaaaatagttttacatttaattcaaaaacaaaaactttttcctcaactagttttgataaatctcttgatctatgacttataaatatatgatcttctaaccaaaccatcacatggtttaaaaagatgtcctaaaatatatataaacttctaattcaagatcacatggttagaaattaatcaaaacataaatttagccaagaatatccacactttggcttatctgaatatctttttgcataaaatttcatatctttgaaactaacatcaaatatcttcaaaataataatataacatgtatataagatgcttaggatcctccaataaaattatcaaagtcattggaataggtttagaccaccaaagagttaaactttctcaaaatagaaactgtttttcctcttccagtttctaagtttctaaatctaagaaaatctttcatcaaaacctttaatcatgcaaaaatcctcaaccaa
This genomic window from Carya illinoinensis cultivar Pawnee chromosome 7, C.illinoinensisPawnee_v1, whole genome shotgun sequence contains:
- the LOC122316395 gene encoding zinc finger BED domain-containing protein RICESLEEPER 2-like; the encoded protein is MKNLNDFIARVRTAIRWVRSSPTRLEKFKVDARSAGITSKKGFCTDLATRWNSTFLMLEAAQEYKLAFALLGEEDIQYVKYFEDQPGLGKPMTKDWDVVKEELDEIIACGHTRLQEMALLMRAKYDKYWGGNFDRANMLLYVAVAIDPRFKMDGMVYGLGIAYEQVWAEHIALRVRETLDRLFDEFTISRGGNITAPTAILPPVPDARGEKKRRMDWGDRMEGNPFTRSTIEAKSEIDKYFGLDLEPYVRDFDILTWWKIHAPKYPVLAQIARSILVIPISTVASESAFSTGGRVLDPFRSSLDPDTVESLIFTSNWITGSSIHVPDVIDYDHVNADDEGDDALGSVMHALPSVGTTSTATSSVAV